Proteins co-encoded in one Pelobates fuscus isolate aPelFus1 chromosome 5, aPelFus1.pri, whole genome shotgun sequence genomic window:
- the LOC134610418 gene encoding leucine-rich repeat and immunoglobulin-like domain-containing nogo receptor-interacting protein 3 — MDLKILRLVFLLSLANLGRPVSIDSDTSCPVGCNCNLLSIHCCRSDQYLQIPVIGADNITKLQLTSCPSFELSSRSVRNFPFLEELIVKSTPITYIDANAFANFPRLKSLFLNGLNLSANTIHPSAFNNLSVQELNLGNNNLIIIQHQMFSGLQNLRVLDLSVNKIGIIQDRAFESLQQLSVLNLENNKLKTVTPNWFKALSHYSFLEIRVKGNNLTRECNYRGMELVDNQWFTKSIKPNDSLTQADIKLPACSIPIINNNYQNIYIKELSSVIIYCSANGIPKPTSTWLLPNGLDVMSGYPFFSADYGKLNISRVKASDSGVYACVATNSEGSAVAITRLSVITNSSAVLPNNMPSNSPNKKASLVLLVIFIVILSLILGFVICYFVKMVYKLAKKNSNTHFEFSRFVDTPNILQVPENPQPMPHL; from the coding sequence ATGGATCTCAAAATTCTGCGTTTAGTGTTTCTTCTGTCACTAGCAAATCTGGGACGACCAGTGAGCATTGACTCGGACACTTCGTGCCCCGTAGGATGCAATTGCAACTTACTTTCTATTCATTGCTGCAGATCTGATCAATATTTACAAATCCCAGTCATCGGTGCTGACAATATCACCAAATTACAATTGACTAGCTGTCCAAGTTTTGAACTTTCAAGTCGAAGCGTGCGGAATTTCCCCTTTCTGGAAGAACTGATTGTTAAAAGTACCCCAATCACCTACATCGATGCCAATGCATTTGCTAACTTTCCCAGATTGAAAAGTTTGTTTCTAAATGGGTTGAATCTCAGTGCTAACACCATTCACCCATCTGCATTTAATAATCTTTCAGTTCAGGAACTGAACTTAGGTAACAACAACTTGATAATTATTCAACATCAAATGTTTAGCGGTCTTCAAAATCTTAGGGTGTTGGATCTTTCAGTGAACAAGATCGGTATCATTCAGGACCGGGCATTTGAAAGTCTACAACAGCTGTCTGTGCTTAACCTGGAAAATAATAAGTTAAAAACGGTCACCCCCAACTGGTTCAAAGCACTTAGCCATTATTCCTTTTTAGAAATTCGTGTCAAGGGCAATAATCTAACCAGAGAGTGTAATTACAGGGGAATGGAACTAGTAGACAACCAGTGGTTTACAAAGTCCATAAAACCTAATGATTCATTAACGCAGGCCGATATAAAACTCCCGGCCTGCTCCATACCAATAATCAATAATAActaccaaaatatatacataaaggaaTTGTCCTCAGTAATAATATACTGCTCCGCAAATGGTATACCAAAGCCTACTTCGACTTGGTTACTCCCTAATGGTTTAGATGTTATGTCAGGATACCCTTTTTTCTCAGCAGACTATGGAAAGTTAAATATATCAAGAGTGAAAGCCAGTGACTCTGGTGTCTATGCCTGTGTGGCTACTAACAGCGAAGGGTCAGCGGTTGCCATCACAAGATTGTCTGTAATCACAAACTCTAGTGCAGTTCTACCAAATAACATGCCATCTAACTCTCCGAACAAGAAGGCTTCGTTGGTTTTACTGGTAATATTTATTGTAATCCTGTCGTTAATACTAGGCTTTGTAATATGTTACTTTGTAAAAATGGTCTACAAATTGGCAAAGAAAAACAGCAACACTCATTTTGAATTTAGCCGTTTTGTTGACACACCCAACATACTGCAAGTTCCTGAAAACCCACAACCAATGCCACACTTATAA